AGCATAATATTGATGATTAATAAAACGGCACCCATCACCCAAATAATCAGCGCTGACATGTCCTGCTCCTATACGAAACGGCTATTAGACAAAATAGCCATCAAAACGCACCGCTTCGTTATGCCAGCACTCACTTGGCGGCTGGTGAGCAAGTTGCGGTGCAAACTGGGGACGCTTGACGACCACTCGACCCGATGTTTGCTCATGATGACCGACTACAGCGAGCGCATTTTGTAGCAACTGCTGCTCCTCCTCTGAGGTCGGTGGAAGAGCAAGTTGATGCAAGGCTTGCATGTGTTTGCCAACTTTAGCGCCCTTTCCTGTCTTGCTATCTTGATAGCTGTCTTCTGGAAACATAGGATCTAAATATACCACATCGACTGCCCGATTACTCTCAGAGATGGGCGAGCTGTTCACACTTGCAAAATAACTGAGGGCATCGGTATTTATAATCTGCAAACGTGACATAAGTTTTTGCCAGTTTGCTACTTTACTCATGCGCTGCTGCTCTACTAACAGTAGCAACGCCATCAATGGTTGCTGCTCAAGCATCACCACTTGCGCACCCATACTGGCCAATATCAAACTGTCGTGTCCAAAACCAGCAGTGGCATCAATGACCCTGCTATCCGAGGTGATTTTGACGGCTTGCAACAATAATTCTGATTTGCGACCAGCGCTTACCACCCGCCTTTGTAGTTTATCCCATTCAGGTGCCACGCTTAGCCCATTACTTAGCCATGACAATGCGTTTTTGTCATCCAGTAGTAGTATGGGCTGAGTCGATATCTGACTCAATTGCTGACGGCGTTTTTGAGTCAGTTTTTCTATAGACTGCTCAGTCTCTAGAAGGATGGGTAATTTATGCTCTGCTATCAGGGCTTTGAGACTTTCAATTTGTACTTGCTGCGAGTCGTTGACGTAGACAAGTTGGCAGCGCATAAAGGCGCGTGATTCTGGTTGTACACGGGTCATGATAGCCACCTCTTTTGCGACAGACAATAAAAACACTCAAAAAAACAGTGCCACTGGCGTCAATCTTCATTGCATCTAAAGCGCAAAACACGCCATGAGCAAAGAAAATTCATACCAGTAGCACGTTGTTATTCATATGGCTACGATTCACACATCAAATTTATTTCACATGAATCATAGAAAAATGAGATGATAAAAATGCTGACAATCTAACCTGTCATTTGATACCCAAATCCCCAAGCGGCGATTAAGACGATCACACCCGTGATAATGCGTAACCACGCAAAAACGGTAAAATCACGACGACTCACCCAAGCAACCAATAAGCGAATACATAATAGTGCGACCACAAAAGATACTATCGTTCCTATCGCTAACACTGTCCAATCTTCACTACTGCTCAGCACGTCGCCATGCTTAAGTAAGTCTAGTAGCGCGGCACCGACAATGACAGGTATACCTAAAAAGAAAGAAAATTCTGCGGACGCCTTGCGTGATACGCCAAGCCATAGAGCACCAATAATAGTGGAGCCTGAGCGCGACGTGCCTGGTATTAAGGCAATACATTGAAACAAACCGATAAGCAGCGCTGTTTTTAAACTGACATCTTCCGCTTCTTGCGCAATGATTTTTTTAGGACGTTTCTCAACATAAAATATCAATAGCCCACCAAGAATGAGCATGATGGCGACCACAATCGGATTGAATAAATAGGTTTTGATCTCATCAGCAAAGGTGAAGCCTACGATCATGACGGGAATAGTCGCTACAATTAAGCTAAGCCCCAGCTGTCTTGGATTGGCCATGCCTTCTGCTTTGCCAGTCAACAAACCCATGAGCGCCTGCCACAATCTACCCCAGTAATCATAGATAACCGCCAATATAGCGCCAAGCTGCACCACAACGACAAACAGATCCACTTTTTCTTTGGTCCAAAATCCCATCACATCTGCCGATAGAATCAAATAGCCTGTACTTGAGATGGGTAAAAACTCAGTGATACCTTCAACGATACCCATGATGACAGCTTGAAGTAATAAAATAATATCCACGATGGCTTTCCTAGACAAAGATATACCGATTGTTCAGTATAGTTTTTAGTATGTTCTAATATTTTTGAGGGGCAACGACGATGACAATGATTAAGCTTTACCTTGCTCTTTTAACGTTTTCCATGCCTGATTGCGCAAATACTTGGGTAGTGCATTGGCCGCATCCGTACCGCCCGAGGTAATAAATTGAGCAATACCCAGCTGTCCTATAACCACTGCATCTGGCCAGACCTCTTCATGACATATCTGCTCGCTATGAGCGCTTAACAGCATTGAGCCGTTACCAACGATAGGCAGATTAAGTGCTGTTTGACTGTCATAATCGAGCAATTGCTCATTGCTGTCGCTGCCGTCTATGGACACAGATTGCATGACAGCTTGACCTGTTTGGCTATTGTCGCCTATTTTATAGTGACCAAAATAAACCTGCTGCATACGCGCATCAAGAGCGCTGTATGCCTCGCTCAAGCCGTATTGCTGATAAGCTCGCTGCGCTATCGCTTGTAAACTTGAGACACCCACACAAGGAATATCATGCGCTACAGATAGCGCTTGCACCACTGCGGTATTGATGCGTATACCACTAAAGGCACCAGGCCCTCTGTTAAATATAAGGGCAGTTATATCGGCAAGTTTTAACTGAGCCTCTGACAGCGCAGCATCAATCATAGGAAGGATTTGCTGGGTTTGTTGGCGTTTGCCTGTTTCGGTATGACTCGCTAGTACGTGACCATTCGAATCTAAAACTGCGACCGAGCACTGATCGAACACGGTATCCATGGCTAAAAACTTCATACTCTCGGCCTATACTATCGGTATTAAAAAAAGCACGGCATTATAAAAAAAGCACTGGCTTCATAAATAAATCAGCGCCTATCATAGCATTTAGGGCAGGCTATTTTTATCACTTTCTGCTTTTTTCATACTTTATCCATGAGAATCTCTCCAAATCAGACAAACGTAAAAAAAACCTCAAAACAATCTCCGCTTTGAGGTTTTTATTAGAAACAATGATCAAAAGACTTAAATGTAGATATTACTTATGGAAGTATTAAAAACGGGTTTTAAACTTCTTAGGCGCTTGATTTTGCATGTCCTGTATTTGCTTTTGCATCTCTTCAGTGCTTGGCATATTGTTAGGATCAAGCCCCATTTGTTTTGCCATTTGCTCTGGATTGACGTCTTTAGCGCCGCCTTGCTGACCGCCACCAAATAGAGGACCGCCGCCACCGCCAGCACTGCCGCCGCCCATTAGTCCTTGCATGGACTTCATCATTTTACTGATGCCTTCAGGCTTTGAGATCATCTTCATCATTTTTGCCATTTGCTTGTGCTGTTTGAGCAAACGATTAACGTCTTGAATCTCACGACCAGAACCCGCAGCAATACGGCGCTTACGGCTTGGATTGATCTTATCAGGGTTCTTACGCTCAAATGGCGTCATAGAATTAATCAATGCTTCCATTTCACGCACTTTTTCTTCTGGTTTGGCATCTTCGACCGCTTTTTGCATGTCAGAACCACCCATACCTGGCATCTTATCTAAAAAGCCTGCCATACCGCCCATACTCTTCATTTGCTGGAACTGGGTCAATAGATCTTCAAGGTCAAAATCGCCGCCCTTCTGCATCTTTTTCGCCATTTTTTCGGCTTTATCACGGTCAATTTTTTGTTCAACTTCTTCGACCAAACTCAGTACGTCACCCATACCAAGAATACGCTGGGCAATACGCTCAGGATGGAACAGCTCTAAGGCATCCAACTTTTCGCCGCGCCCCAAGAATTTAATCGGTTTACCTGTGATGGCACGTACAGAAAGTGCTGCACCGCCGCGAGCATCGCCGTCAGTCTTGGTTAAGATAACACCAGTCAATGGCAAGGCATCATTGAACGCTTTGGCTGTATTGGCAGCATCTTGACCCGTCATGGCATCGACGACAAACAAGGTCTCAGAAGGATTGACCGCCGCCGTTAGCGCTTTAATCTCATCCATCATGTTGTCATCGATGTGCAAGCGACCTGCCGTATCAATGATTAGAATATCTTGATACTGAATTTTGGCTTCTTCAATGGCACGTAGTGCGATATCAATCGGATTTTCGTCAGTGCTTGAGTTCACAAACTTGGCATCAACCTGACCTGCTACTTGCTCAAGCTGCTTGATGGCGGCTGGACGATAGACATCAGCTGAAACCAGCATGACTTTTTTCTTATGACGCTCTTGTAAAAATTTGGCCAATTTACCAGCAGTCGTCGTTTTACCCGCA
This is a stretch of genomic DNA from Psychrobacter alimentarius. It encodes these proteins:
- a CDS encoding class I SAM-dependent methyltransferase; this encodes MTRVQPESRAFMRCQLVYVNDSQQVQIESLKALIAEHKLPILLETEQSIEKLTQKRRQQLSQISTQPILLLDDKNALSWLSNGLSVAPEWDKLQRRVVSAGRKSELLLQAVKITSDSRVIDATAGFGHDSLILASMGAQVVMLEQQPLMALLLLVEQQRMSKVANWQKLMSRLQIINTDALSYFASVNSSPISESNRAVDVVYLDPMFPEDSYQDSKTGKGAKVGKHMQALHQLALPPTSEEEQQLLQNALAVVGHHEQTSGRVVVKRPQFAPQLAHQPPSECWHNEAVRFDGYFV
- a CDS encoding undecaprenyl-diphosphate phosphatase translates to MDIILLLQAVIMGIVEGITEFLPISSTGYLILSADVMGFWTKEKVDLFVVVVQLGAILAVIYDYWGRLWQALMGLLTGKAEGMANPRQLGLSLIVATIPVMIVGFTFADEIKTYLFNPIVVAIMLILGGLLIFYVEKRPKKIIAQEAEDVSLKTALLIGLFQCIALIPGTSRSGSTIIGALWLGVSRKASAEFSFFLGIPVIVGAALLDLLKHGDVLSSSEDWTVLAIGTIVSFVVALLCIRLLVAWVSRRDFTVFAWLRIITGVIVLIAAWGFGYQMTG
- the tsaB gene encoding tRNA (adenosine(37)-N6)-threonylcarbamoyltransferase complex dimerization subunit type 1 TsaB, which gives rise to MKFLAMDTVFDQCSVAVLDSNGHVLASHTETGKRQQTQQILPMIDAALSEAQLKLADITALIFNRGPGAFSGIRINTAVVQALSVAHDIPCVGVSSLQAIAQRAYQQYGLSEAYSALDARMQQVYFGHYKIGDNSQTGQAVMQSVSIDGSDSNEQLLDYDSQTALNLPIVGNGSMLLSAHSEQICHEEVWPDAVVIGQLGIAQFITSGGTDAANALPKYLRNQAWKTLKEQGKA
- the ffh gene encoding signal recognition particle protein — protein: MFDTLTERLSSSLRNIVGTGQLTEDNIKDTLREVRMALLEADVALPVTRDFVKRVKEQALGAEVLKELAPGQAFVKIVHDELTEMMGSANQQLEMTGKPPVVYLLAGLQGAGKTTTAGKLAKFLQERHKKKVMLVSADVYRPAAIKQLEQVAGQVDAKFVNSSTDENPIDIALRAIEEAKIQYQDILIIDTAGRLHIDDNMMDEIKALTAAVNPSETLFVVDAMTGQDAANTAKAFNDALPLTGVILTKTDGDARGGAALSVRAITGKPIKFLGRGEKLDALELFHPERIAQRILGMGDVLSLVEEVEQKIDRDKAEKMAKKMQKGGDFDLEDLLTQFQQMKSMGGMAGFLDKMPGMGGSDMQKAVEDAKPEEKVREMEALINSMTPFERKNPDKINPSRKRRIAAGSGREIQDVNRLLKQHKQMAKMMKMISKPEGISKMMKSMQGLMGGGSAGGGGGPLFGGGQQGGAKDVNPEQMAKQMGLDPNNMPSTEEMQKQIQDMQNQAPKKFKTRF